One genomic segment of Streptomyces sp. NBC_00239 includes these proteins:
- a CDS encoding YncE family protein: MPEEDSPQRDTVRQDSQQHDTVRQETPHGPSHGTPKEDPPPLPAIPVAGEPWRLVFAPDGSHAYVAVSAPAGGGGGAGGGGGSEGRVAVIDTAAGVAVADIPLGNLFLGLLGGDLAVTPDGRHLYVTGGRDTVTVVDTATRQVAARIPLPAGFALATGVAVGPDGRQAYVLAQENEGGAGVMCVIDTASRTVDRLIRGLSFEPFGVDLTPDGHHAYVSHFGDSGMLVDLATGSAEVLPFPFEGAFRLAVTPDGTRGYVGRDHNDDLFATDLKTHAVTAVVPTTRNVADVIVTLDGRLVYASQSGGHGPGPNMMVIDAATARPACCPASWDNAQPRGMAVTPDGKSVYVTDSRLHKVLVVPVPDPVPDSVGNPVPDVLPDAPSGRGDR, translated from the coding sequence ATGCCCGAGGAAGACTCCCCGCAACGCGACACCGTGCGACAGGACTCGCAGCAGCACGACACCGTGCGGCAGGAGACCCCGCACGGCCCCTCGCACGGCACCCCGAAGGAAGACCCGCCGCCGCTCCCGGCGATCCCGGTGGCGGGGGAGCCGTGGCGGCTGGTGTTCGCCCCCGACGGGAGCCACGCCTACGTGGCCGTGTCGGCACCGGCGGGCGGCGGTGGCGGTGCCGGCGGCGGCGGTGGCAGCGAGGGCCGGGTGGCCGTGATCGACACGGCCGCCGGCGTGGCCGTCGCCGACATCCCCCTGGGCAACCTGTTCCTCGGACTGCTCGGAGGCGACCTTGCCGTGACCCCGGACGGCCGTCATCTCTACGTGACGGGCGGCCGGGACACGGTGACGGTGGTCGACACCGCCACACGCCAGGTGGCGGCGAGGATCCCCCTGCCGGCGGGCTTCGCGCTCGCGACGGGCGTGGCTGTCGGCCCCGACGGGCGGCAGGCATACGTACTGGCGCAGGAGAACGAGGGGGGTGCCGGGGTGATGTGCGTGATCGACACGGCCTCCCGGACGGTCGACCGTCTGATCCGAGGCCTGTCCTTCGAACCCTTCGGGGTGGACCTCACCCCCGACGGCCACCATGCGTACGTGAGCCACTTCGGTGATTCCGGCATGCTCGTGGACCTCGCCACCGGCTCGGCCGAGGTTCTTCCGTTTCCCTTCGAGGGTGCGTTCCGGCTGGCCGTCACCCCGGACGGCACACGCGGGTACGTGGGCAGGGACCACAACGACGACCTGTTCGCGACGGACCTGAAGACCCACGCCGTGACCGCCGTCGTCCCCACCACGCGCAACGTCGCCGACGTGATCGTCACACTCGACGGGCGACTCGTCTACGCCTCACAGTCCGGGGGCCACGGGCCCGGACCCAACATGATGGTGATCGACGCGGCCACGGCCCGGCCCGCGTGCTGTCCCGCCTCCTGGGACAACGCACAGCCGCGCGGCATGGCGGTCACCCCGGACGGGAAGAGCGTGTACGTGACCGACTCGCGCCTCCACAAGGTCCTCGTCGTGCCCGTTCCGGATCCAGTTCCGGATTCCGTTGGGAATCCCGTTCCGGATGTCCTTCCCGACGCGCCGTCCGGGCGAGGTGATCGCTGA
- a CDS encoding class II aldolase/adducin family protein → MTTTSALQLLNDQRQEDAPGLDLILRHHGLLTVGQSVAEAAWWFIAMDRACQMQLLAESAGNPRHMSHEQADVAHRQFSNGNMARHNFKLLADLVCEQEPDILH, encoded by the coding sequence ATGACGACCACGTCCGCACTGCAGCTACTGAACGACCAGCGCCAAGAAGACGCACCCGGGCTGGACCTCATCCTGCGACACCACGGCCTGCTCACCGTCGGGCAGTCAGTCGCAGAAGCCGCCTGGTGGTTCATCGCCATGGACCGCGCCTGCCAAATGCAACTCCTCGCCGAGTCCGCAGGCAACCCCCGCCACATGAGCCACGAACAAGCCGACGTAGCTCACCGGCAGTTCAGCAACGGCAACATGGCACGCCACAACTTCAAACTCCTCGCCGACCTCGTCTGCGAACAGGAACCCGACATCCTGCACTGA
- a CDS encoding TetR/AcrR family transcriptional regulator yields the protein MTDTDTGSGAAPAPMGRRERKKAATRQAIADAALRLFLERGYDDVGIREIAEAADVSTTTLFKHFPVKEALVFDEDAENEARLLAAVRERPAGQSIPAALREHALRYRIAAAGGDARFTAFADLVDSTPALRDYVQAMWLRHTDALARAIAEASGKADDDPTCAALAHFALEAPRAARGHGDPHQAITRAFDLLEDGWRALTSEG from the coding sequence ATGACCGACACCGATACCGGGAGCGGCGCTGCGCCCGCGCCGATGGGGCGCCGCGAGCGCAAGAAGGCCGCCACCCGCCAGGCCATCGCCGACGCCGCGCTCCGCCTGTTCCTGGAGCGCGGATACGACGACGTGGGGATCCGCGAGATCGCGGAGGCGGCCGACGTGTCCACCACCACGCTGTTCAAGCACTTCCCGGTCAAGGAGGCACTCGTCTTCGACGAGGACGCCGAAAACGAGGCCCGTCTGCTCGCCGCCGTACGCGAACGCCCTGCGGGCCAGTCCATTCCCGCGGCCCTGCGTGAGCACGCGCTGCGTTACCGCATCGCCGCAGCCGGCGGCGACGCCCGCTTCACCGCCTTCGCCGACCTCGTCGACAGCACCCCTGCCCTGCGCGACTACGTGCAGGCCATGTGGCTGCGCCACACCGATGCCCTGGCCCGGGCCATCGCCGAGGCGAGCGGCAAGGCCGACGATGACCCGACGTGCGCTGCCCTTGCTCACTTCGCTCTCGAAGCCCCACGCGCCGCCCGCGGCCACGGCGATCCCCACCAGGCCATCACTCGCGCCTTCGACCTCCTCGAAGACGGGTGGCGCGCCCTCACCTCTGAAGGGTGA
- a CDS encoding FAD-dependent oxidoreductase, with product MNTTPTPRIAIIGAGPGGLTCARILQRHGIAATVYDHETGPEVRDQGGTLDLHEENGQVALREAGLLEDFFRISRPEGQEMRQMDPSGTILIHRIPEEGERFKPEIDRGRLRDLLLNSLQPGTVHWGHALKTVDGPAEGPRQLHFSDGTTVEADLVIGADGAWSEVRRAISPATPRYTGVSFLEAWFHDVDNRHPDIAELVGPGSAAAADGERGLFAQRNGGDHIRVYIIQRLPHDWITAAGLTNQDTDAIRALLMDRFRNWSPRLRRLIADNDGLYVHRPIHALPVPHTWEHDPAITLLGDAAHLMPPLGVGVNLAMLDACELALALANHETIDGAVHAYEKTMLPRSIDMQHLLDGRAEDLLSTDLPDLATDDDQ from the coding sequence GTGAACACCACGCCCACCCCCCGCATCGCCATCATCGGCGCCGGCCCCGGCGGCCTGACCTGCGCGCGCATCCTGCAGCGGCACGGCATCGCCGCCACCGTCTACGACCACGAAACCGGACCTGAAGTCCGCGACCAGGGCGGCACCCTCGACCTGCACGAGGAAAACGGCCAGGTCGCCCTGCGCGAAGCCGGACTGCTGGAAGACTTCTTCCGCATCTCCCGCCCCGAGGGGCAGGAGATGCGTCAGATGGACCCGTCAGGCACGATCCTCATCCACCGCATCCCCGAAGAGGGGGAGCGTTTCAAGCCCGAGATCGACCGCGGCCGGCTGCGCGACCTCCTCCTCAACTCGCTCCAGCCCGGCACTGTGCACTGGGGCCACGCCCTGAAGACCGTCGACGGCCCCGCGGAAGGCCCCCGGCAACTGCATTTCTCCGACGGCACCACCGTCGAGGCCGATCTCGTCATCGGCGCCGACGGTGCCTGGTCCGAGGTCCGCCGCGCCATCTCCCCGGCCACCCCGCGGTACACCGGGGTCAGCTTCCTCGAAGCCTGGTTCCACGACGTCGACAACCGGCACCCCGACATCGCCGAACTCGTCGGCCCCGGCAGCGCCGCCGCAGCCGACGGCGAGCGCGGCCTGTTCGCCCAGCGCAACGGCGGCGACCACATCCGCGTCTACATCATCCAGCGCCTGCCCCACGACTGGATCACCGCGGCCGGCCTCACGAACCAGGACACCGACGCCATCCGCGCCCTCCTCATGGACCGCTTCCGCAACTGGTCGCCCCGCCTGCGGCGGCTGATCGCCGACAACGACGGCCTCTACGTCCACCGCCCCATCCACGCGCTGCCCGTCCCCCACACCTGGGAGCACGACCCCGCCATCACCCTGCTCGGCGACGCCGCGCACCTCATGCCCCCGCTCGGCGTCGGCGTCAATCTCGCCATGCTCGACGCCTGCGAACTCGCCCTCGCCCTCGCGAACCACGAGACCATCGACGGCGCCGTCCACGCCTACGAGAAGACCATGCTGCCCCGCTCCATCGACATGCAGCACCTGCTCGACGGCCGCGCCGAAGACCTGCTCTCCACCGATCTCCCCGACCTCGCCACCGACGACGACCAGTGA